ACGACGGCGCGCCGCGAAGATTCTCGAAAAGCGACGCGATGGCCGCGGTTTATGTGAACGAGCGGAACCTCGCGATCGCAAAGGGGGTGGCCGATATCGCCTCCGAGGCGGGAAGGACCCCGTCCCATGTCGCCATAAACTGGATCCGGCAGAAGAACGCGTACGGCGTTCCCCTTCCCATCATCGCGGGAAGGACGGAGGCACAGTTAAAAGACAACATGGCCTGCCTGGATTTCACGCTCACCCCGGCGCAGATGGACCGCCTTGACGCGCTGAGCGCGATAACCCTCGGCTTCCCGCATGATTTCCTGGGGAGCCCCGGGGTGCGGGAGCTCATCCACGGAAAGACCGAACCCCTTATAAATCCGCGCCGTTAAGCGACAGGCATGGGAGTTCTCCTTTTCCTGCTCGTCTGGTTTTCGATGCTCGCGGCCGGCTTCTGGTACGCCGGGCGGCGCCTCTCGCCCGCGGGCCGGCTGAGCGCCGCCGGAAAAAAGACCCGACGGGCGATACTCATTCTCCTCTTCGCGCTTTCACAGGCGCACGTGCTCCTGCTCATGGCCGGGCACGAGTCCGCGTTGAGCGACTGGTTCGCGTGGCCGGGTTACGTCATGCTGGGCGCGCTCTCGGTGCTGGTCACGATGCTCGCGTTTCGTGACGCCGCGCTCGCCGCTTATGCAATAGCGCATAACGCGATCGCGCGCGTGAGACGCCGCGGGCCCGCGAACGCCCCGGCTCCCCCGGTCGGGAGCGTGGACCGCCGCGCGTTCCTGGTGCGGTCGTCCAACCTGGCGCTGCTCGCGCTCACCGGCTGCGCGGGGGCGTACGGGTTCGCCGAGGCGCAGCACGGCCTCGCGATCGAGCGGGTGCGCGTCCCCGTGCGGGGGCTTCCCGGCGCGTTCGAGGGATTCCGGATCGCGCAGTTTACCGACCTGCACGCGGGCCCCACGATCAAGCGTCCCTTTATCGAAAAGGTGGCGTCCCTCGTCACCTCGCTCAATCCGGACCTTATCGCCTGCACGGGCGACCTCGCGGACGGCACGCCCGCGTGGCTCGGGCGCGAGCTTGAGCCGCTTCGGGGGCTCGCCGCCCCGTATGGAAAATATTTCGTGACCGGGAACCACGAGTATTATTCGGACGCGCCCGCATGGATACTGGAAGCGGAACGCCTCGGCTTCACGGCGCTCATGAACGCGCACCGGGTGATCGAGAAGCAGGGGGCGCGCATGGTCGTCGCGGGCGTGACCGACTACGGGGCGGGCGACTTTTTCCCGGAACAGGAATCGGACCCGGAAGGGGCGCTGCGCGGTGCGCCGGGGGGCGTCGTGAAACTGCTTCTCGCGCATCAGCCCCGCAGCCTCTACGCCGCTGCCGCGGCCGGGTACGACGTGCAGATATCGGGACACACGCACGCCGGGCAGTTCTTCCCGTGGAACCTGCTGGTCGCGCTGAGCCAGCCGTACATCCGGGGGCTCCATGAATTCAGGGGGACGCGCATCTATGTCAGCAGGGGAACGGGTTACTGGGGGCCGCCCCTGCGCCTCATGACGCCGCCCGAGGTGACCCTCATCACCCTCGAGCCCGATGAAGCGGGGCTGACTTCCGCCAAAATTTAAAAGCAGGCTAATCAACGGAAAGGGAGAGGCGGAGATTGAAGAGATGGAGGGGATAACATTCGGGAAAAGGCGGATTAACCGCGAATATACGCGAACAAACGCCAATGATTTTCTGGATTTGCGTTCATTCGCGTTCATTCGCGGTTGATTACACGGGAAGGGGGCACAGCGATGCGGGAACAAGGCGGCGAAAATTCGAGCGTGATGGCAAGGGTCCGCGAGATCAAGCGGGGGCTCCTCGCCGAGGTGATCAGGCTGCTCGAAAAAGACTACGAGATGGACATGAACCTCGCGGACAAGATCGTTGCCGGCTATTTCCGCGAGGGGTTCCTTCCCGGCTATTACTTCCTGAGCACCGGCGCCGGGGAGATCGCCGGCCACGTGTTCATCACCACGCAGATCCTCAACGCGAACACGGAGTCGATCGTCCACGAGAGCGGCGACGGAAAGGCGCTCACCTACTTCGTGAACGTGGGTAGGGACTTTCCCGGAAAGCTCGCGCGCGTGATCGAGGAAAACCTGGCGATGGAGATCGTCTCCTACAATTCCGTAAAGACCGAGTCGGGGATCCGGATCATGACCCTGGAGAAATCGGGACGCGCGGCGCTTCCCCCCGCCGACGAGGACAGGGCCTTCATGGATGCCGCGTTGCGCGACATTCGGGAGAGCGGGAGCCCGCACGCGGAGCGGTTCCTGGAAAGCCTTCCCCTGAACTACCTGAACAAGGAGGTGAACCTCGCCCGGGCGAAGCCGCGCATCCGGCGGCACCTGGAGCTCTTTGGCCGGGCGATGGGCGCGCCGGGGACGGTGACCCTCGTGGAAGAGGCGAGCGGCGGGGGCGAGTGCCTGGGCTACGATTGCGAGGTCCGGGTTTCGATCGCGGCGCGCAACCCCGGACCGCGCTTCGTCCTGGACGCCCTGCGGGTCTTCGAGCGCGCCGGGGTGAATCTGGTCCGCTCCAACTACGATACCTTCAGGGCCCGCGAGGGCGCGGATTCCGTGGCCATCCTCACGCTCTACACGCTGGACGGCCGCGGCCTGGACCCGATCGCCGCGGAGCTGGGCTCGTCCGGTTCGGGGACGCTCTCCGACCGGGAGATTTCAGAGTCGCTTCTCGCGAAGGAGCTCGGGGACATCATGCGGGCGCTCGCCGCGGGGGACGAATCGCGGGGTCCCCTGGAGCGGCTGCGTACGCTCGCCCGGCGGAACGCCGACGAAGGTTCCGGACCGGAGCCGGGCAACTTCCTCCTGAACGCGGTCACCGATTTTTTCCAGGCGGCCGAATTCCTGGGTATCGCCGGGAACGACGGGATCATGTCCGATATGCTCCGCTTCGAGTCCCTGGGCGAGTTTTACGTGATGAGCAGGAGCGACCGGCGCGGGGGCAACATTCCGGGTTACCGGTTCGCGCATAACTCGCTGCGCGGCCCCCACAAGGGGGGCCTGCGGCTGGACCCCATCGTGCGCTTCGACGAGGTGTGCGCGCTCTCGTTCATGATGACCTGGAAGACCGCGCGCACCAGGGTGCTTTTCGGCGGGGCCAAGGGCGGGCTCGTGATCCGGCCGGCCGACTTCGCGGGGAAAAGACTGGATTTCACCGATACGCTCGCGAATTTCGGCAGGTCGCTCTTCCTGCTGACGGGCCCCCTGCGCGACGTGCCCGCGGGCGACGTGGGATGCGGGGCCGAGGAGATCGGGATTCTCTTCGAGGGATTCAAATCGGCGCTCCGGGACCTGGTCCTGGTCGCGCACGGGATCAAGAAGGGGGTCACGCTTATCGGCCACCGCGTGATACCGCTGGAGGACGCGCGCGCGATGCTCCGCGACCATTTCGATGTCGACTGGACCGACAGGCGCGTGCTCGAGGAGCTCGCCTCGAGCGAGCGCTACCTGGAACTGGTCGCCGCGGCACAGATCACCGGGAAGCCGCGTATGGGTATTGCGGCGCGTACCGGGGCGACGGGCCGCGGTCTCCTCTATGGCGCCCTCGCGACGATCACGAGGCTCTTCCTGGAGGGGCGCTGGGAGGCCGCGGGAAAAATCGACGCGAAGGGAATGGAGTTGCTCCGCAAGGCGGCGGCCTTCGACGAGGAGGCGCAGTTCGCACGCCCGCGTGAGGGAATGGTTTCCGCCGCGGAATGGGAGGAGCTCATGGGCGGCGTGTTCCCCGATCTCCTTGAAGGTAAGAAGATCGTCGTGCAGGGAACGGGGAACGTGGGCGGGGCCCTCCTGAAGGAATTGAAACCGTTCGGGGTAAACCTCGTCGCGGTTTCCGACGCGGGCGGCGCCGTGATCGGCGAGAGGCTCGATATCGATGAGATCGTGCGGGAGGCGGGCTCGTCGCCGGGAAAAACCTGCATCGGGGCGAAACGCAACGTGACGCGAAGAATCGAGGGCGCCGCCCCGGGCGCCGCCGCGCTCGAGGTCGAATGCGACATCCTGTTTCCCTGCGCCCTGGAAAACGTCATCACGGGCGAGGTGGCCGCGCGCGTGCGCGCGCGCCTCGTCGCCAGCGGCGGAAACGGGACCACCACCTCCCGGGGCGAGCGCGTCCTGCACGCGCGGGGAATCGCCGTACTGTACGACTTCCTCGCCAACAGCGGCGGGGTCATAGCCTCGTACTTCGAGTGGCTGCGCAACCTCGCCGAGCGCTTCCGCTACGAGGCGGAGACGATCCGCGCGCGCGCCTTCGATATCGACGACATGGACCCGTACGTGATGCCGGCGTACCGGGACAGGATCAAGGGGATACTCGCGGCGCCGGAATCACCGGGGAGCACGGAGGAGTGGAACGCGGTGATCCGCGACATCATCTTCTGCGCGGTGAACGAGGACAGCCGCTTCGCGGCGGGGCGCGGCGTCCCCGTGAAGACGGCCGGGTTCGCGCGCGCGATCCTGGCGCTCCTGGCGGCGCGTTATGCGGAATTGGATGGGGCCGCGCGGGCGTCCTTCCTGGACGGGCTGGGCGAGACGGCCCGGGGGCTTATCGGCCCCCACCTCCGCCACCCCGAGGTCGCGCTTCTGGAAGCCCGGAGGCGGAGACCCCCGGGAAGGGGGACCCGGTGAGCGAAGGCGCCGTTATCGTGATATTCACTTGCCCATGGGCTCCGAATGTACTATTTTGAATAGTAGGGAGCGTGGAATGAAACTCTTCGAATACCAGGCAAGGGGTCTCCTGCGGGCCCACGGCATTCCGGTCCCGCGCGACGAGCTCACGCGGGATCCCGACACCGCGGCCGCGATCACGGAGCGGATGGGCGGCACGAGCGTAATCAAGGCGCAGGTGCTCGCGGGCGGGCGCGGCAAGGCGGGCGGGGTGAAGCTGGTCCGCTCGCCCGAGGAGGCGCGCGCCCAGGCGGCGCGCATCCTCTCCATGGAGATCGAAGGCATGCGGGTGGAAAAGGTGCTTGTCTCGGAAGCCGCCGACATCGCGCACGAGTACTACCTTGGCATCGTGGTCAACCGGAACGCGCGGCGCGCCGAGATCGTGTTCAGCGCGGCGGGCGGGATCGATATCGAGGAGGTCGCGCGCACGAGCACGGACAGGATCGCGCGCATCCCCATCGACCCGTTCGGGGGAATAGACGAGGCGGCGGTGCGCGCGGGATTGGGACCGTCGTTCCCCGGGGAGGGGTTGCTCGACGATGCCGTGTCGATCGTGCGGAAGCTGTACGCCCTCTTCACCGAGAAGGACTGTTCCCTGGTCGAGGTGAATCCGCTCGTGCGCACCGGCGGGGGCGAGCTCCTGGCGGTCGACGCGAAGATCGTGATAGACGACAACGCACTCGCCAAGCACCCCGAGCTCGTGAGCCTGCGCAACCGCGAGGAATACGGCGACGACGAGCTCGACGCGCAGGCCGCGGGACTCAGCCTCGTGGGGCTGGACGGAAGCATAGGCTGCATGGTGAACGGCGCGGGGCTCGCGATGGCCACAATGGACCTCATCAAGCATTTCGGCGAGCGGCCCGCGAATTTCCTGGACGTGGGGGGAAGCTCCAATCCGCAAAAGGTAGTGGACGCGCTGGGCATACTCCTGCGCAACCGGAACATCAAGGCCATCCTCATGAATATATTCGGCGGCATCACGCGCTGCGACGATATCGCGAAGGGGGTGATCCTCGCGCGGGAGAAGATCGAGATACCGGTCCCGTTCGTGATACGCCTCATCGGCACGAACGAGGAGCTGGGCCGCGCAATGCTTGTGGACGCGGGCTTCCACGCGTACAACGACCTGAGCGAGGCCGTGCAGCGCGTCATCGAGGCGGCAAGGACCGGGCGGTAACAATGAGCATATTGATAGACGAGAACACCAGGGTCATCGTTCAGGGGATCACTGGGCGCGACGGGAGCTTCCACGCGCGCGCCATGCGCGAATACGGCACGAAGGTCGTGGGAGGGGTCACGCCGGGAAAGGGCGGGGCGCAGATAGACTCGATCCCCGTTTTCGAGACGATGGCACAGGCGGCGCGGGAAACGGGCGCGAACGCGTCCGTGATCTTCGTCCCGGCGAAATTCGCGACCGCGGCGATACGCGAGGCCGCCGAGAGCCCCGTCGAGCTCATCGTGTGCATCACGGAAGGAATCCCCGTTCAGGAGATGATCGCGAATTACCATTTCGCGCGCTCCCGGAACAAGAGGCTTATCGGCCCCAACTGTCCCGGGCTCATATCGCCGGGAAAATGCAAGATCGGGATCATGCCCGCGCACATCCACAAGGGCGGGCCGGTGGGCGTAATCTCACGGAGCGGCACGCTCACCTACGAGGTGGTGTACAACCTCACGAAGAGCGGGATGGGACAGTCCACCTGCGTCGGGATCGGGGGCGACCCGGTGATCGGGACCGGGTTCGCGGAGCTCCTGGAGATGTTCCAGCGCGATCCCGGCACCGAGAGCGTCGTGCTTATCGGCGAGATAGGCGGCGGCGAGGAGGGCGAGGCCGCCGCGTACATGAGCAGAAATTTTTCCAAGAAAGCGGCGGTGTTCATCTCCGGGCGCACGGCCCCGCCGGGAAGGCGGATGGGACACGCGGGCGCGATCATCTCCGGCAGCGACGAAACCGCCGAATCGAAGACGCGCGCGTTCATGGACATAGGCGTTCCCGTCGTGGACAGGCCCGACCAGATCCCGGACGCGCTCAGGGGCGCATAACCCGTAAGGAACGGCCCGGGAGCGCCGTTCGAACCGACAGCGAAGGAGCGCCATGCACGGAAACAGCTACGAGTACCTGGAGGAATTGCTCGCGGGAGAAGGGGACATCGAGCGCGCCCTCGCAAACCTTCCCGAACGTTATGCGGAATCGCACGCGGGCGCGGTCCCGCCCGAGGGCGCCGAATTCCGGCAGGGACGCGTCGACAGCCTTCTGTGGGCGTACCGCGACATAGGTTACCTTTATGCGAACCTGAACCCGCTGGGGCGCGCGTATTTCCGGGAGTTTTCGCGCCTCCCCGAGTTCCAGGAGGAAACCTACCACCGGCTGGTCCCCGAGGAGTTCGGGCTCACGGCCGCCGACCTCGACGCGCCGTTCTACGGCGGGAGGTACGTGGGGGGCCCGCTCCCGCTCAGGGAAATCTTGAAGAGGTTCACGCGCACCTACTGCTCCTCGGTGGGTGTCGAATTCCTGCACATCCGGAACAAGAAGATACGCGCGTGGCTCATCGGCAAGATCGAGTCGAGCGGGAACACGACGCTCCTTTCGCGCGAGCAGCGGCGCACGATCCTGGACGACCTCATGAAGACCGAGGAGATGGAGACCTTCCTGCACCGCACCTTCCTGGGACAGAAGCGCTTCTCCATCCAGGGGGCGGATTCGCTCATCCCCGCGCTGCACTACCTGGCCGACAGCGCCCACCGCTTCGGCATCGAGGAGATCGTCCTGGGAACGAGCCACCGCGGAAGGCTCTCCATCCTGAACCAGATACTCGACCAGTCGCCGGAGGATATCTTCTACATGTTCGAGGAGAATTTCGTGCCGGGCGTCAGGGGCGGCAGCGGCGACGTGCGCTACCATATCGGCTACGCCGCCCGGCACGTGAACGAGGACGGGACCTCCGTGAACATCACGCTGCTGCCCAACTCCAGCCACCTCGAATCGGTGGACGCCGTCGTCGAGGGGAACGCGCGCGGACTGCAGGACAAAATGCGCGACTGGCGGGGGGAGCGCGTCATGCCGGTGCTCCTGCACGGGGACGCCTCGTTCTCCGCTCAGGGCGTCGTCGCCGAGACCTTCAACCTCTCCATGCTGAAGGGCTACACGACGGGGGGGACGATACACATCGTCGTGAACAACCAGATCGGCTACACCACCTCGCCCGAGGGCGGCCGCTCGGGGCTCCATCCCACCGACATCGCGAAGATGATACCGGTCCCCATATTCCACGTGAACGGCGACGACCCCGAGGCGGTCCTGCATGTAATGCGGCTCGCGCTCGAGTACCGGCGGGAATTCCATCGCGACGTCGTGGTGGACATGTACTGCTACCGCCGCTACGGCCACAACGAGGGGGACGAGCCCTCGTTCACCCAGCCGCACATGTACGAGCTCATCAAGGACCATAAGGGCGTGACCGCGCTCTACCTTGAAAGATGCATCGAGAGCGGCATTGTCGCGGAAGGGGAGTTCTCGCGGATGCGCGCGGAGTACCGGGGCGCGCTCGCCGCGGCCCTGGACGATGAGCGCAGGAATAAGGCGGACACGGCCGCGGACCCCGGCTTCGTAAGCGTGGAGCCCGCTTCCGGGTACGGGACCGCCGTGGACGAGACGATCCTCCGCGAGCAGGCCGGTATCCTTACCGCGGTGCCGCCCGAGTTCGACATACACCCCCGCCTGGGGAAAATCATCGAGAACAACAGGACGCGCTTCCGGGAGGAGGGTCTCCTTGACTGGGGCATGGCCGAGGCGCTCGCGTTTGGCACCCTGCTCGCGGAGGGCGTGCCCATACGCCTCTCCGGCCAGGACAGCGAGCGCGGAACCTTCTCGCAGCGCCACCTCGTGTGGTGGGAGGAGGAGCACGAGAACTGCTGTCATTATATCCCGCTCGCGG
Above is a window of Spirochaetota bacterium DNA encoding:
- a CDS encoding metallophosphoesterase, which translates into the protein MGVLLFLLVWFSMLAAGFWYAGRRLSPAGRLSAAGKKTRRAILILLFALSQAHVLLLMAGHESALSDWFAWPGYVMLGALSVLVTMLAFRDAALAAYAIAHNAIARVRRRGPANAPAPPVGSVDRRAFLVRSSNLALLALTGCAGAYGFAEAQHGLAIERVRVPVRGLPGAFEGFRIAQFTDLHAGPTIKRPFIEKVASLVTSLNPDLIACTGDLADGTPAWLGRELEPLRGLAAPYGKYFVTGNHEYYSDAPAWILEAERLGFTALMNAHRVIEKQGARMVVAGVTDYGAGDFFPEQESDPEGALRGAPGGVVKLLLAHQPRSLYAAAAAGYDVQISGHTHAGQFFPWNLLVALSQPYIRGLHEFRGTRIYVSRGTGYWGPPLRLMTPPEVTLITLEPDEAGLTSAKI
- a CDS encoding Glu/Leu/Phe/Val dehydrogenase encodes the protein MREQGGENSSVMARVREIKRGLLAEVIRLLEKDYEMDMNLADKIVAGYFREGFLPGYYFLSTGAGEIAGHVFITTQILNANTESIVHESGDGKALTYFVNVGRDFPGKLARVIEENLAMEIVSYNSVKTESGIRIMTLEKSGRAALPPADEDRAFMDAALRDIRESGSPHAERFLESLPLNYLNKEVNLARAKPRIRRHLELFGRAMGAPGTVTLVEEASGGGECLGYDCEVRVSIAARNPGPRFVLDALRVFERAGVNLVRSNYDTFRAREGADSVAILTLYTLDGRGLDPIAAELGSSGSGTLSDREISESLLAKELGDIMRALAAGDESRGPLERLRTLARRNADEGSGPEPGNFLLNAVTDFFQAAEFLGIAGNDGIMSDMLRFESLGEFYVMSRSDRRGGNIPGYRFAHNSLRGPHKGGLRLDPIVRFDEVCALSFMMTWKTARTRVLFGGAKGGLVIRPADFAGKRLDFTDTLANFGRSLFLLTGPLRDVPAGDVGCGAEEIGILFEGFKSALRDLVLVAHGIKKGVTLIGHRVIPLEDARAMLRDHFDVDWTDRRVLEELASSERYLELVAAAQITGKPRMGIAARTGATGRGLLYGALATITRLFLEGRWEAAGKIDAKGMELLRKAAAFDEEAQFARPREGMVSAAEWEELMGGVFPDLLEGKKIVVQGTGNVGGALLKELKPFGVNLVAVSDAGGAVIGERLDIDEIVREAGSSPGKTCIGAKRNVTRRIEGAAPGAAALEVECDILFPCALENVITGEVAARVRARLVASGGNGTTTSRGERVLHARGIAVLYDFLANSGGVIASYFEWLRNLAERFRYEAETIRARAFDIDDMDPYVMPAYRDRIKGILAAPESPGSTEEWNAVIRDIIFCAVNEDSRFAAGRGVPVKTAGFARAILALLAARYAELDGAARASFLDGLGETARGLIGPHLRHPEVALLEARRRRPPGRGTR
- a CDS encoding ADP-forming succinate--CoA ligase subunit beta, whose product is MKLFEYQARGLLRAHGIPVPRDELTRDPDTAAAITERMGGTSVIKAQVLAGGRGKAGGVKLVRSPEEARAQAARILSMEIEGMRVEKVLVSEAADIAHEYYLGIVVNRNARRAEIVFSAAGGIDIEEVARTSTDRIARIPIDPFGGIDEAAVRAGLGPSFPGEGLLDDAVSIVRKLYALFTEKDCSLVEVNPLVRTGGGELLAVDAKIVIDDNALAKHPELVSLRNREEYGDDELDAQAAGLSLVGLDGSIGCMVNGAGLAMATMDLIKHFGERPANFLDVGGSSNPQKVVDALGILLRNRNIKAILMNIFGGITRCDDIAKGVILAREKIEIPVPFVIRLIGTNEELGRAMLVDAGFHAYNDLSEAVQRVIEAARTGR
- the sucD gene encoding succinate--CoA ligase subunit alpha; its protein translation is MSILIDENTRVIVQGITGRDGSFHARAMREYGTKVVGGVTPGKGGAQIDSIPVFETMAQAARETGANASVIFVPAKFATAAIREAAESPVELIVCITEGIPVQEMIANYHFARSRNKRLIGPNCPGLISPGKCKIGIMPAHIHKGGPVGVISRSGTLTYEVVYNLTKSGMGQSTCVGIGGDPVIGTGFAELLEMFQRDPGTESVVLIGEIGGGEEGEAAAYMSRNFSKKAAVFISGRTAPPGRRMGHAGAIISGSDETAESKTRAFMDIGVPVVDRPDQIPDALRGA
- a CDS encoding 2-oxoglutarate dehydrogenase E1 component, whose protein sequence is MHGNSYEYLEELLAGEGDIERALANLPERYAESHAGAVPPEGAEFRQGRVDSLLWAYRDIGYLYANLNPLGRAYFREFSRLPEFQEETYHRLVPEEFGLTAADLDAPFYGGRYVGGPLPLREILKRFTRTYCSSVGVEFLHIRNKKIRAWLIGKIESSGNTTLLSREQRRTILDDLMKTEEMETFLHRTFLGQKRFSIQGADSLIPALHYLADSAHRFGIEEIVLGTSHRGRLSILNQILDQSPEDIFYMFEENFVPGVRGGSGDVRYHIGYAARHVNEDGTSVNITLLPNSSHLESVDAVVEGNARGLQDKMRDWRGERVMPVLLHGDASFSAQGVVAETFNLSMLKGYTTGGTIHIVVNNQIGYTTSPEGGRSGLHPTDIAKMIPVPIFHVNGDDPEAVLHVMRLALEYRREFHRDVVVDMYCYRRYGHNEGDEPSFTQPHMYELIKDHKGVTALYLERCIESGIVAEGEFSRMRAEYRGALAAALDDERRNKADTAADPGFVSVEPASGYGTAVDETILREQAGILTAVPPEFDIHPRLGKIIENNRTRFREEGLLDWGMAEALAFGTLLAEGVPIRLSGQDSERGTFSQRHLVWWEEEHENCCHYIPLAGLAREPAEFTVYNSPLSEYSVLGFEYGYALARRDALVIWEAQFGDFANGAQVMIDNYITAARAKWSVRNGLVMLLPHGYEGMGPEHSNAYLERYLSLCASENIRVAYPTTPAQYFHLLRLQKKNPDQRPLVVMTPKSLLRDPRAVSPIGDLSGGRFQRTIEDAPGLGIARLLFCTGKVYYDLLSGLEDGDRGGTGIVRVEQLYPFPEKEIGAALEKYAEATEYYWVQEEPRNRGAWRFIREHFDIHFPGIRLGYIGREASASPAAGSLRLHREEQQAIVAAATGGFKKAGGLKK